Part of the Salvelinus sp. IW2-2015 linkage group LG7, ASM291031v2, whole genome shotgun sequence genome, caaaagggaaataaacaattagAAATTAACTCTAAACATTgcactcacaaaagttttaaaagaatatagacattctctctctcgctctgtctctctctcttgatgtATAACATAAAGGAGGGGCCAGATTGCAAAGCATGGTTAAATAAATAGCAGACTTCCCTTTATGGATGTTTTCACATTTAGACTAGAAAAATAAGGAGCACAGATAGGGAAGGTTGCCAGCCAACCGGAGGGGGGTAGAGGGGTATAACTGAAATGAGATGGCAATGCTAATGCCTCCTAAGGAAAAAATAATATGAGCCCCAAtatatttattaatcattactttGGTGTTTAGCTGTGCTTTACCCTTGTAAGTCTTTCTCTAGCTGGTATATTTTGGACCGTAAGATCTCTGTTTAAATGTCTGTTTAAATAGCCTCTTATTTTAAAAGTTTTTCTTTTTACCCATGGCATCTAGAATTAGTCGTTGTAGAATTAAATAAGTGGCTATATTGATTATAGACCACTAGCCTGAAGGATGTTTCTCATAGCAGCGCATGGGCAGGGGAGATGTGTGAAATGTGGCACCCAGGGCAGTCCATTGGTTTGTGTTGTTCTTAGAAACCCAGTGTCTCTAAGGCCCCTCTGAGGCAGGCAGCATAACTATGACTCAGGTCATTCTAATTTCCGTTAACCGTAACCTGCTCACTTTCCTTCATTGTCCTATCAGACCTATCCCGTCCAGCAACTCCTCTGGAATGTGGCGATAAAGGTTTTTCCTTCCATTGTCTTCTGTCAGCTTCAATTCCACTGTTCCCTAACTCATTGTCGCCTTGGTGAGGGTGAACTCCTCCCCTTATCAAGCAGCAGTTACTGAATAAACAGACTTTTCCATTAGCTTTTATCTGCTTCCCCTTTGACTGAGTGTGAGTCACAATGTGCTAACTCTCGTTtattcaccccctctctctttctgtctttctttcagaAACATGTGAAGACCCTGGTAAAGATACAAGCGCGAACCTAGCCTTTGAGAAGACAAAGTGGAAGGTAGCCTAGCTTCCTTCCCTCACATTCCTCCTCCTGTTTACTCTGCTGTTGCCTTGCTGCAGCGTCCCTAGAGGTATGGAGGGCCGGCGGTCGCGGCGGGTAACACGACGCAACGGCAGGACTTTCCCAGCGGGCCCTAGAGGGGGCGCTGTGCTGGCCATGCTGGGCCTGTGGCTGTTAGCTGTTGCTGCCACCGTGTGCCAAGGCCAGATCACCTTCACCACCTTCACCAGCTTCCACCCGGAGCGCCGGGAGTGGGCCTTCAACCACCTGACGGTCCACCAGACAACGGGGGCGCTCTACATCGGAGCGGTCAACCGCGTCTACAAGCTCTCGGGTAACCTGACCCTCATGGTGTCCCACGACACAGGCCCTGAGGACGACAACAAGGCATGCTACCCGCCCCTCATCGTCCAGCCCTGCTCTgaacccctgacctccactaacAACGTCAACAAACTGCTTCTCATAGACTACAGTCAGAATCGTCTGCTGGCCTGCGGTAGTCTCTACCAGGGAGTCTGCAAACTGCTGCGTCTGGATGATCTCTTCATCCTAGTGGAGCCGTCCCATAAGAAAGAGCACTACCTCTCCAGCGTCAACCAGACAGGCACCATGTACGGGGTCATCGTGCCCTCCTCCAAGGGCCAGGATGGGACTCTTTTCATCGGGACGGCTGTAGACGGTAAACAGGACTacttccccaccatctctagtCGTAAGCTCCCCCGCGACCCAGAGTCCTCGGCCATGCTAGACTACGAGCTTCACACAGACTTCGTCTCGTCTCTGATAAAGATCCCGTCAGACACGCTGGCGCTGGTGTCCCACTTCGACATCTACTACGTGTATGGCTTCGCCAGCGGCTCCTTCGTCTACTTCCTGACCGTCCAGCCCGAGACGCCGGAGAACAGCATGTCATCAGGTGGATCCTCCAACGACCTCTTCTACACCTCGCGCATCGTCCGCCTCTGCAAGGACGACCACAAGTTCCACTCGTACGTGTCCTTACCCATGGGCTGCGTGAGGAACGGTGTGGAGTACCGTCTCCTGCAGGCCGCCTACCTGGCCAAGCCGGGCCGTGTGCTGGCCGCCTCGCTCAACATCAGCGCCACGGACGACGTGCTCTTCACCATATTCTCCAAGGGCCAGAAGCAGTACCACCGGCCGCCAGATGACTCAGCGCTCTGCATATTcaccatcaaggacatcaacgCCCGCATCAAGGAGCGCCTGCAGTCCTGCTATCAGGGAGAGGGCAACCTGGAGCTCAACTGGCTGCTGGGAAAAGACGTGCAGTGCACTAAAGCGGTGAGTTACagaggacacacaaacacacacacacacatacacacactggcctTGACAGAATAAAAGGCCCAGACAAAGGTTCCAGAACTACAGAGTAACACAACTGTGCATACTtcccagttctctctctgtaatcATACCCCAATGTCCATTATGGCTCACTGGTGTCACGGTCTATAGTTACCATTTCTACAGAGAACAATGACAGTGCAACCTTTTACATTCTCAACAAATGTTCAAAAGCTAGACTCATCTTACACAAACCTGACATCATTATTCCATTTTGTTGTCCATCCACACTTCTGTTTTCACTAACAAAAAGGTTATGTGAAGCAGGCAGCTCTCTTCCACAGAGAGTTCACATCAGCCTCAGTTGGATGTATACAGCCAGCAGAATGCTCTCAGCTCAGCTCTAATAACCTGGGTAACAGTCTGTTTGTGCTGACATTCCACTCCTTCCCACTCCATATGACAcggagtacaaggagtggaatgtcagCTCTAATGTTTCCTCTAGACATTAATCAACAGGGCAGCAACCACAGCTCATCAATGACCCTAGAAACCACAGGGTTGAGTCTGAGACTGAGAGGAACTATGGTGAATGCACACACTCATAATAGTAACACACAGCAATCAAGATAACTACCTTTGACtgctctacagatgtaggatcttagtttGCAGGATACTTWTGCTGCAATGCACGGCATTTACAacttgtgtatttgaggtttaaaaaggcttctgaagtttgtaatttccacaaaagtttgacatttcagacttgctTTTCCCtttcgaaaaatgtatcaacccttacaaaaatgtaatttaattataatccaaataataattcatatttcctgttgctgcaagattattttcctgctgtagcaaactggctgaaattaagattctacatctgtacttTGCAGGGGTGCAACACTTTCCGTTATCACATCATTCTCACACTACATGTAATTAGGCCTAATTGTTTTGCAGCTCCAATAGGGGGGAGCAGAACAGGAACATTTAAGACTCTGAATGACATATAAAATGTTCACAAATTAAGGAGGGGATTTATTTTCCTTGGCAACCATCAAAGTGATAATATTCTCCTCTAGCGCAATCCAAATAAACACTCTGCCCTCgtagatgggggagggagggggggagcaaatgagagcgagagaaagaaagagggcagGTGAGCTCAGCTCATGGTAGCAGCTAGATCCCACACCCTCCTCTCTGAAACCGTAAGTGTTCTGTAACACCAGGCCATATATCTGCTGTAGCATTTTCTTaggtttctttattttaattCAGTCCCATGAGGCATCTGRCCTGGCTGCTCCTTTATGGCTTTGTTCTTTTTGCTCATATGAATTAAAAGGGGAATTATGAACACTAATGTCTCTAGACATGTAATGCATATGAGTGTGCAATGGGCTATAGGGTGGCATGCTTGTCGGCGATTGCCTTCAAGTGCAAGTTTGTATGTCttttataaaagtgtgtgtgtgtctgtgtcgtctTTCTGTCTATGTACGTCTGTGTGTTGGTgcctgtatatagtgtatgtgcgGGCCGGGGGGGGGTTCAGGTTATAAATAGGATGATATATTTTTGACGTATTGATGATATACCCGGCGAGATCAGAAGTGTGTGGTTGGCTTTGTGCTAGTCCCCCGGGCCACTCTATTGACTGCTTATATTAACATCACTAAATTCCCCATTAGTGCAATGTCAGAGGTGATTGTCAGGCGGAGGGAGACGTTATCTGGGGCCAGCGCTGTTTGGTTTCATTagcaccagagagagacagagagagagagaaaaccctttatggttgtgaggtctggggtctgctcaccaaccaagaattcacaaaatgggacaaacactttgtgtacaacgtaaaacaccaaataatgcatgcagagcagaattaggccgatacctgctaattatcaaaatccagaaaagagccgttaaattctacaatcacctaaaaggaagcgattcccaaaccttccataacaaagccatatTTCTCCATATTTCTCTCTGATtgcacagacccacaaagaattcgaaaacaaatgttttatcaaattttgataaactcccatatctactgagtGAAATAcgacagtgtgccatcacagcagcaagatttgtaacctgttgctacaagaaaagggcaaccagtgaagaactaacaccattgtaaatacaacccatatttatgcttatttattttcccttttgtactataATTATTTGCacgtcattacaacactgtatatagacataatatgacatttgaaatgtctttattctttaggaacttgtgtgagtgtaatgtttactgttaatttttgttaatttcttttgctttggcaatgttaacatatgtttcgaatgccaataaagccccttgaatttaatataattgagagtgagagagagagagagagagggggaaagatggaaagagagagagggagaaagagaggtcaTATGGAGGCATTCTCTTTAACCATGGAAGTAAGTTCAGATCTATGGCCTCTCTTTTAGTCCCCAGGAGAATCCCCCATCAGCCCCCAGTGAGACCATCATCACTACCCAGACCCCCTACACCATTCTCCATTCTTCTTCAGCCCTCATTAGAATGTTCCTCAAGTACTCCCAGCCACATTCCATAGTACCCTCCCRTCTCTGTTCTCTGCTCGCCAAGGAAACACATGTCTAGCGGCTAGCCCAGCAGATAAGGAAATGTAGG contains:
- the LOC111966720 gene encoding plexin-A2-like, which gives rise to MEGRRSRRVTRRNGRTFPAGPRGGAVLAMLGLWLLAVAATVCQGQITFTTFTSFHPERREWAFNHLTVHQTTGALYIGAVNRVYKLSGNLTLMVSHDTGPEDDNKACYPPLIVQPCSEPLTSTNNVNKLLLIDYSQNRLLACGSLYQGVCKLLRLDDLFILVEPSHKKEHYLSSVNQTGTMYGVIVPSSKGQDGTLFIGTAVDGKQDYFPTISSRKLPRDPESSAMLDYELHTDFVSSLIKIPSDTLALVSHFDIYYVYGFASGSFVYFLTVQPETPENSMSSGGSSNDLFYTSRIVRLCKDDHKFHSYVSLPMGCVRNGVEYRLLQAAYLAKPGRVLAASLNISATDDVLFTIFSKGQKQYHRPPDDSALCIFTIKDINARIKERLQSCYQGEGNLELNWLLGKDVQCTKAPVPIDDSFCGLDINQPLGGSQLVTGHALYTETRDRMTSVTSYVYNGYCVAFVGTKSGRLKKVSYRYWQLWSVTSSYRQPRLLFLKC